A DNA window from Fragaria vesca subsp. vesca linkage group LG3, FraVesHawaii_1.0, whole genome shotgun sequence contains the following coding sequences:
- the LOC101290933 gene encoding gamma-glutamyl hydrolase-like, translated as MPSPFLSNPTPTPPPESSSDAPNDAVPAAASSSSSRYSEMWNYLWIPFLISLSKELTSAKAQSAPAILLPSQLAASDSSSPRCTPLDPKLNYRPVIGILSHPGDGASGRLSNVTGTSYIAASYVKFVESAGARVIPLIYNEPSDVLFQKLNLVNGVLFTGGWAKSGRYYDVAEKIFKMILERNDAGDHFPLYAICLGFELLTMIISKNKKILESFSAADMASTLQFTENMNIEGTVFQRFPPDLLRKLSTDCIVMQNHHYGISPETLQQNPDLSSFFKILTTSTDEDDKVYVSTVHAYHYPVTAFQWHPEKNAFEWGLQMIPHSEDAIQVTQHIANFLVSEARKSLNRPPLQDVLDNLIYNYSPTFCGKAGKGYDEVYIFKQPSLAHL; from the exons ATGCCCTCCCCCTTCCTCTCTAATCCCACCCCTACCCCACCTCCGGAGTCCTCCTCCGACGCCCCAAACGACGCCGTTCCCGCCGCAGCTTCCTCCTCCTCTTCTCGCTACTCGGAGATGTGGAACTACCTCTGGATCCCCTTCCTCATTTCCCTCTCCAAGGAGCTCACCTCCGCCAAGGCCCAGTCCGCGCCGGCGATTCTCCTCCCGAGTCAACTCGCCGCCTCCGACTCGTCGTCCCCGAGGTGTACGCCGCTGGACCCCAAGTTGAATTACCGCCCGGTGATCGGAATCCTCAGCCATCCCGGCGACGGCGCCTCCGGTCGGCTCAGTAATGTTACTGGTACTTCGTACATCGCCGCCTCCTACGTCAAGTTCGTTGAGTCGGCCGGCGCTCGTGTTATTCCGCTCATCTATAACGAGCCTTCCGATGTGCTCTTCCAG AAGCTGAATCTAGTCAACGGAGTGCTTTTCACCGGAGGCTGGGCTAAAAGTGGTCGGTACTATGATGTTGCTGAGAAAATATTTAAG ATGATTTTAGAGAGGAATGATGCTGGTGACCATTTTCCATTATACGCCATCTGCTTGGGTTTTGAACTTCTAACAATGATCATCAGCAAG AATAAGAAAATTCTGGAGTCATTCAGTGCTGCAGATATGGCATCAACTTTACAATTTACTGAGAACATGAATATTGAGGGAACTGTGTTTCAAAG ATTTCCGCCTGATTTGCTTAGAAAGTTGAGTACAGATTGTATTGTCATGCAGAACCACCAT TATGGTATCTCACCTGAGACGTTGCAACAAAACCCAGATCTGTCAAGTTTCTTTAAGATCTTGACAACCAGTACTGATGAAGATGATAAG GTCTATGTCTCCACAGTACATGCATACCACTATCCTGTGACTGCCTTCCAATGGCATCCTGAG AAAAATGCTTTTGAATGGGGGTTACAGATGATTCCACACTCAGAAGATGCCATTCAAGTGACTCAGCACATCGCAAACTTCTTGGTCAG CGAGGCAAGGAAGTCATTAAACAGGCCACCTCTTCAGGATGTCCTCGACAATCTCATCTACAATTACAGTCCAACATTTTGTGGGAAGGCAGG GAAGGGATACGATGAAGTTTACATCTTCAAACAACCTTCACTGGCACATTTGTAA